The sequence below is a genomic window from Rhodothermales bacterium.
GCGGATGTCGTCCAGAAAGGCCGCCTCCAGCCGGGCCGCATGTTTCTGATCGATCTGGATGAAGGCCGCATCATTTCGGACGACGAGATCAAGCACCAGATCGCCTCGTCGCAGCCGTACGGGTTCTGGCTCTCCGAGAACCTGAAGCGGGTCGAGGACCTCGGGCCGTTCGACGCGCCGTCGAGCGCCGTGGCGCCGGAGGCGCTGCACGCCCAGCAGCAGGTGTTCGGCTACACGAGCGAGGACATGCGCATGCTGATCCCGCCGATGATGCTGACGGGCAAGGAAGCCCTTGGTTCGATGGGCGACGATACGCCGCTGGCGGTGCTCTCCGAAAATCCGCGCATGCTGTACGACTACTTCCGGCAGCTCTTCGCGCAGGTCACCAACCCGCCGCTCGACGCGATCCGCGAGGAGATCGTGACCTCGATGTTCACGAACCTCGGGGCGCAGGAAAACGTGCTGGACGAGGGCCCGGCGCACTGCCGGCAGCTCCGGCTCTCCGGCCCGATCGTCTCCAACGAAGCGCTGGCGCGCATCGCGGCGCTCGATGAGCCCGGCTTCCAGGTCGCCCGGCTGTCGACGCTGTTTCCCGTCGACAAAGGGGGCGAAGGGCTCCAGGCCGCGCTCGACACGCTCTGCCGGCAGGCGGCCACGGCGATCGACGAAGGCAACACGCTGCTCATCCTTTCGGACCGGGGCGTCGACGCCGAGCTGGCGCCGATACCCGCGCTCCTGGCCATCGGCGCCGTGCATCATCACCTGATCCGGACCGGCCGGCGCACCCGCTGCAGCCTGCTCATCGAGAGCGGCGAGCCGCGCGAAGTGCACCATTTCTGTCTCCTGATCGGCTATGGCGCGGATGTCGTCAACCCCTACCTCGTGCTCGACGCGATCCCCTCGCTGCTCGACGCCGTGCAGGGCGAGGCGCCGGCGCGGGTCGAAGCCGAAGAGAACTACATCCACGCCGTCGAAAAGGGCGTGCTGAAGGTCATGTCGAAGATGGGCATCTCGACGCTGCAGAGCTATCGCGGCGCCCAGATCTTCGAGGCGGTCGGCATCGGTCGCGACGTCATCGACGCGTATTTCACGAAGACGCCGTCGCGCATCGGCGGCATCTCGCTGGACATCATCGCGGAAGAAGTGCGGATGCGACACGCGCGCGCCTACCAGACGGCGCAGCACGTCTCCCTGGCCTCGTTGAACGTCGGCGGCCGCTACCAGTGGCGCCGGAACGGCGAGCATCACCACTTCAATCCGCATACGATCGCCCGGCTCCAGCAGGCCGTTCGCCAGAGCGATCCGAAGTCGTTCAGCGAGTTTTCGCGTATCGCGAACGAAGAGGCGCGGGCGCACGGCTCCCTCCGCGGCCTGCTCCGGCTGCGCGACGGACAAACCCCGATTCCGATCGAGGAGGTCGAGCCCTGGACCGAAATCGTCAAGCGGTTCAAGACCGGCGCCATGTCGTACGGTTCGATCAGCTCCGAGACGCACGAGACCCTCGCCGTGGCGATGAACCGTCTCGGGGGGCGCAGCAACACCGGCGAGGGGGGCGAACACCCGTCGCGCTACGACCGCTCCAGCCCCAACCGCAGCCGCATCAAGCAGGTCGCCTCGGGTCGGTTCGGCGTGACGATGGCCTACCTGGCCAGCGCCGACGAGATTCAGATCAAGATGGCCCAGGGCGCGAAGCCGGGCGAAGGCGGGCAGCTTCCGGGCGAGAAAGTCTACCCGTGGATCGCGCAGGTGCGTCACTCGACGCCCTACGTCGGTCTCATCTCCCCGCCGCCGCACCACGACATCTACTCGATCGAGGACCTCGCGCAGCTGATCTTCGACCTCAAGAACGCCAACCCGCAGGCCCGCATCAGCGTCAAGCTGGTTTCGGAAGTCGGGGTGGGCACCATCGCCGCCGGCGTGGCCAAGGGCAAGGCCGACGTCATCCTCATCAGCGGATCCGACGGCGGCACCGGCGCCTCGCCGCAAACGTCGATCGCGCACGCCGGCCTTCCGTGGGAGCTCGGCCTGTCCGAGACGCACCAGACGCTCGTCCGCAACGGGCTGCGCAGCCGTGTCAAGGTGGAGTGCGACGGACAGCTCAAGACGGGCTGGGATGTCGCCGTCGCCGCCCTCCTGGGCGCCGAGGAATTCGGCTTCGCCACGGCGCCGCTCGTCGCGATGGGCTGCATCATGATGCGCAAGTGCCACCTGAATACATGCCCGGTGGGCATCGCCACGCAGGACCCCGAGCTGCGCGCCAAGTTCAAGGGCGAGCCGGAGCACGTCATCAACTTCTTCCATTTCGTCGCCGAGGAAGTGCGTGCCATCATGGCCAGCCTGGGCATCCGGACGCTGGACGAGATGGTCGGCCGCGTCGAACTGCTCGAGCAGGACATCCCGGCCAGCCGCTGGAAGGCGTCGAGCCTCGATCTGACGCCGGTGCTCACGCACCTGCATGTGCCGGACATGCTCGCGGCGTTCCAGTCCGAGGGACAGGACCACGGCATCGATCGGGTGAAGGACAACGAACTGATCGCGCGCGCCGCCGCCACGCTCGAAACGGGTGAAAAAACCACGTTCTCGCTCGATATCGAGAACACGGATCGCGCCTTCGGGACGATGCTCAGCCACGCGATCGTGCGCCGGCACGGGCCGAACGGCCTGCCCGACGGGACGCTGACGATCCATACGCGCGGCTCGGCGGGACAGAGCTTCGGCGCCTTCTCGGTGGCGGGTCTCACGATGCGGGTCGAGGGGGATGCGAACGACTACTTCGGCAAGGGCCTCTCCGGCGCGCGCCTCATCGTCTACCCGCCGGCCACCGCCCCGTTTGCGGCCGAGGACAACATCCTCATCGGCAACGTCGCGCTCTACGGCGCCACGAGCGGCGAGGTGTTTGTGCGCGGCCGGGCCGGCGAGCGCTTCGCGGTTCGAAACAGCGGCGTCCGCGCCGTCGTCGAGGGCATCGGCGACCACGGGTGCGAATACATGACGGGCGGCCGCGTGGTGGTGCTCGGTACGACCGGGCGCAACTTCGGCGCCGGCATGAGCGGCGGCATCGCCTACGTGTACGATGCGGACGGCGTCTTCGCCGCCCGGAACTGCAACATGGAGATGGTGGATCTGGAGCCGGTCGAGACGGAAGCCGATCAGGCTGAACTCCGCGCGATGATCGAGCGCCATGCAGACTACACCGGAAGCGCCCTGGCGGGCCGGATGCTCGCCGACTGGGATGCCGTGCTGCCCCGGTTCGTGAAAGTGATGCCGGTCGAGTACAAGCGCGCGCTCAAGCGGATGGAGACGGCCGAGCAGGCCCCGGAGGCATCCCGGCATGTTGCCGCATAACCCCTGTGAAGATGGTGTACCTCATGACCAAAAAGAACGACGACAAGGCCAGAGGCTTTCTTACGTACAAGCGGGAAATGCCGGCGCGCCGCCCGGTGAACGAACGGATCCGTGACAGCGGCGAAGTCTACATGCCGTTCCCCGAGGAGAAGCTGAAGTCGCAGGCGACCCGCTGCATGGATTGCGGCGTGCCGTTCTGCCAGGCCGGATGTCCGCTCGGGAATCGCATCCCGGACTGGAACCACTTCGTCCACGAGGGGCGCTGGCGCGAGGCGTACGATCTGCTGCGCTCCACGAACAACTTCCCCGAGTTCACGGGGCGCATCTGTCCCGCCCCCTGCGAGTCGGCCTGCGTGCTGGGCGTCATCGACGCGCCGGTGACGATCGAGCAGATCGAGCGGGAGACGATCGAACGGGCGTTCAAGGAGGGGTGGGTGGATCCCGGTGCGCCGGCGATCCGTACCGGCAAACATGTAGCCGTTATTGGATCGGGACCTTCCGGACTCGCGGCGGCCGACCAGCTGAACCGGGCCGGCCACTGGGTCACCGTGTTCGAGCGGGATGACCGCCCGGGTGGCTTGCTCCAGTACGGCATCCCCGACTTCAAGCTGGAAAAGCATGTCGTCGAGCGGCGCATCGGCGTCATGGAGCAGGCCGGCATCACGTTCAAGACCGGCGTCCACATCGGCGTCGATACCGATCGGGAGACGCTGAGCGCGTTCGACGCCGTCGTGCTGTGCATCGGAGCGACGAAACCGCGGGATCTGCCGATCCCGGGGCGCGACGCGCACGGTATCCATTATGCCTGGAATTATCTCTGGCAGCAGAACAAACGCGTCGCCGGCCATCCGCTCGACGAGGTCGAGCCCATCATCGCGACGGACAAGCACGTCATCGTGATCGGCGGGGGCGATACGGGGAGCGATTGCATCGGCACGGCGAATCGGCAGGGGGCGAAGACGATCACCCAGTTCGAGGTGTTGCCGATGCCTCCGGAAAACCGGCCGGTGCATCAGCCCTGGCCTTTTTATCCGATGATCCTCCGCTCGAGCAGCTCGCACGAGGAGGGGGCGGAACGGCACTGGTCGGTCATGACCAAGGCCTTCGAGACGGAAAACGGCCGCGTGGTCGCGCTGCACACCGTCAAGGTCGAAGTGAAGACCGGCGACGACGGCCGTCCGCGGTTTGTGGAGGTGGAAGGATCGGAGGTTCGCTGGCCGGCGGATCTGGTGCTGCTGGCCATCGGCTACACGGGTCCGGAGCCGGGCGGCGTGGTCGAGCAGCTCGGAGTGCCGCTGGATGCCCGCGGGGCGATCCAGACAGACGGGCACTACCACACGCCGGTGCCGGGTGTTTTCGCGGCCGGCGACGGCCGGCGCGGACAGTCGCTGGTCGTATGGGCCATCTCGGAAGGCCGCGAGGCCGCGCGGGCGGTCGACATCTATCTCATGGGCGAAAGCCGCCTGCCCACGAAGGGGCGCGGCGATCTTCCGTTCGTGCGGTGACGCCGGAGGCGGGTCCGCGAGGCCGAGAACTATCGGGCGCTGAACTCGTTTAGGTCGTCCTTTTCCAGCAGCTCGGAGGATTTTCGTGGAACAGGCGTATTCACATCCCGTGGACGTGCGCGCATTGGATACACCCATTACCGTCTTCGGGCCGGCCTCGCTCTCCAACCTCGGGCCCGGCTTCGATACGCTCGGGCTCGGCCTGCAGGCAGACGGCCTCGGCGACACTGTCGAGGCCTGGCTGACTGACGAGCCGGGTATCCGCGTTTCGATCGACCCGGACGGATTCGGCGCGGATCTCACGCTGGATCCGGCGCGCAATACCGCGGCGGTTGCGGCGCGCGCCGTCCTGGACCGCGTCGGGCAATCGCTCGGCATGCACCTGCGTATCCGCAAGGGATTTGCGCCCGGATCGGGTATCGGCAGCTCGGCGGCGAGCGCCGTGTCCGGCGCCTGGGCGGCCAATGTGTTGTGCGGCAGCGTGTGCGCGCGTGAGGACCTGGTGGAGGCCGTGCTGGAGGGCGAGTCGCTCGCGTCGGGCAGCCGGCATGGCGACAACGTGTTGCCGGCCCTGTTCGGAGGGCTGGTGCTGGTCTCCTCAGCCGACCCGACGCAGTACCGCCGTATCGCCCTGCCGGACGACCTCTGGATCGCCGTTATCTTGCCCGAGGTGCAGATCCTGACCCGCGAGGCCCGGGCGATCCTGCCGAAGGAGGTGCCGCTGCGGAGCGCCGTCAATAACGCATCCGCGCTGGCGTTCATGATCGACGCGTTTCGCGCGGGCGACTGGGAGGCGGTGGGCCACTGGATGATGCAGGATCGCATCGTGGAGCCCGTCCGGGCGACGCTGTTGCCGTGTTACGAAGCCGTTCGCCGCGCTGCGATGGAGGCCGGGGCGTTCGGTTGCGCCCTCACGGGATCGGGCCCCGCCATGTTTGCCATAGGGGACACGGCCGAACGCGCGGATGCCGTGCGCGAGGCCATGGAGTCCGCCAGCCGGCGCCAGGGCATCGGCGTGTCGGGTTTCGTGTGCCGGCCCCACCCTGTAGGCGTGTGCAGGATGTGATGGCGACCCGCTTTGTCAGCACACGCGGCGGGAGCGCCGCGGGCGTATCGTTCGAGGAGGCCCTGCTGCAGGGCATCGCGTCCGATGGCGGACTGTTCGTGCCGGCCGGCATCCCCGTGATCCCGAAAGCGCTCTGGACCGATGCCGCCA
It includes:
- a CDS encoding glutamate synthase subunit beta; its protein translation is MTKKNDDKARGFLTYKREMPARRPVNERIRDSGEVYMPFPEEKLKSQATRCMDCGVPFCQAGCPLGNRIPDWNHFVHEGRWREAYDLLRSTNNFPEFTGRICPAPCESACVLGVIDAPVTIEQIERETIERAFKEGWVDPGAPAIRTGKHVAVIGSGPSGLAAADQLNRAGHWVTVFERDDRPGGLLQYGIPDFKLEKHVVERRIGVMEQAGITFKTGVHIGVDTDRETLSAFDAVVLCIGATKPRDLPIPGRDAHGIHYAWNYLWQQNKRVAGHPLDEVEPIIATDKHVIVIGGGDTGSDCIGTANRQGAKTITQFEVLPMPPENRPVHQPWPFYPMILRSSSSHEEGAERHWSVMTKAFETENGRVVALHTVKVEVKTGDDGRPRFVEVEGSEVRWPADLVLLAIGYTGPEPGGVVEQLGVPLDARGAIQTDGHYHTPVPGVFAAGDGRRGQSLVVWAISEGREAARAVDIYLMGESRLPTKGRGDLPFVR
- the gltB gene encoding glutamate synthase large subunit, with amino-acid sequence MTNDHQTPSEGLYHPDFEHDACGVGFICTLRGEGTHDVVDRALTMLCNLDHRGASGCDEATGDGSGILTQIPHAFLTAACREAGFDLPALGAYGAGAVFLPKDEEKRRYLMQLVESVIRDEKLQFLGWRQVPTENSSIGRTALEREPSIWQLFIGKGDDEMLGDAFERRLFILRKVLEHAIRKTPSDGANGFYICSLSSRTIVYKGMLTTHQLRDYFPDLASPLFTSRLALVHSRFSTNTMPQWALAQPFRTICHNGEINTLRGNTNWMNARQAHFQSPLFGSDIAKLLPLLEEGTSDSAVFDNAVEMLRFSGRPLPHAMMMMVPEAWEHHESMSDEKRAFYDYHSCLMEPWDGPATIPFTDGRYIGAVLDRNGLRPSRYSVTRDGLVVMSSETGVVEIDPADVVQKGRLQPGRMFLIDLDEGRIISDDEIKHQIASSQPYGFWLSENLKRVEDLGPFDAPSSAVAPEALHAQQQVFGYTSEDMRMLIPPMMLTGKEALGSMGDDTPLAVLSENPRMLYDYFRQLFAQVTNPPLDAIREEIVTSMFTNLGAQENVLDEGPAHCRQLRLSGPIVSNEALARIAALDEPGFQVARLSTLFPVDKGGEGLQAALDTLCRQAATAIDEGNTLLILSDRGVDAELAPIPALLAIGAVHHHLIRTGRRTRCSLLIESGEPREVHHFCLLIGYGADVVNPYLVLDAIPSLLDAVQGEAPARVEAEENYIHAVEKGVLKVMSKMGISTLQSYRGAQIFEAVGIGRDVIDAYFTKTPSRIGGISLDIIAEEVRMRHARAYQTAQHVSLASLNVGGRYQWRRNGEHHHFNPHTIARLQQAVRQSDPKSFSEFSRIANEEARAHGSLRGLLRLRDGQTPIPIEEVEPWTEIVKRFKTGAMSYGSISSETHETLAVAMNRLGGRSNTGEGGEHPSRYDRSSPNRSRIKQVASGRFGVTMAYLASADEIQIKMAQGAKPGEGGQLPGEKVYPWIAQVRHSTPYVGLISPPPHHDIYSIEDLAQLIFDLKNANPQARISVKLVSEVGVGTIAAGVAKGKADVILISGSDGGTGASPQTSIAHAGLPWELGLSETHQTLVRNGLRSRVKVECDGQLKTGWDVAVAALLGAEEFGFATAPLVAMGCIMMRKCHLNTCPVGIATQDPELRAKFKGEPEHVINFFHFVAEEVRAIMASLGIRTLDEMVGRVELLEQDIPASRWKASSLDLTPVLTHLHVPDMLAAFQSEGQDHGIDRVKDNELIARAAATLETGEKTTFSLDIENTDRAFGTMLSHAIVRRHGPNGLPDGTLTIHTRGSAGQSFGAFSVAGLTMRVEGDANDYFGKGLSGARLIVYPPATAPFAAEDNILIGNVALYGATSGEVFVRGRAGERFAVRNSGVRAVVEGIGDHGCEYMTGGRVVVLGTTGRNFGAGMSGGIAYVYDADGVFAARNCNMEMVDLEPVETEADQAELRAMIERHADYTGSALAGRMLADWDAVLPRFVKVMPVEYKRALKRMETAEQAPEASRHVAA
- a CDS encoding homoserine kinase — translated: MRALDTPITVFGPASLSNLGPGFDTLGLGLQADGLGDTVEAWLTDEPGIRVSIDPDGFGADLTLDPARNTAAVAARAVLDRVGQSLGMHLRIRKGFAPGSGIGSSAASAVSGAWAANVLCGSVCAREDLVEAVLEGESLASGSRHGDNVLPALFGGLVLVSSADPTQYRRIALPDDLWIAVILPEVQILTREARAILPKEVPLRSAVNNASALAFMIDAFRAGDWEAVGHWMMQDRIVEPVRATLLPCYEAVRRAAMEAGAFGCALTGSGPAMFAIGDTAERADAVREAMESASRRQGIGVSGFVCRPHPVGVCRM